Genomic window (Pyramidobacter piscolens W5455):
GTACGTACGTACGTACGTGTAGTAGATTTTTATGGAAAGGTCCTATTCTATTCCAGCGTCTTCATGAAGCGGCTGATGCCATCCAGGCCGGCCTTGAGGTACTCGGCGGTGTTGCCGGCGTAGCCGAGGCGGAAGGAGCCGGGCATTTCGAAGCAGTCGCCGGGCGACACAAACACGCCGGTCCGGTCGAAGAGTTTTTGGCAGAAGTCGTACGAGTTCATGTCAAAATCGTAGTAAAGCAGTGTGATCGAGCCGCCCTGCGGCTTCACCCAGGAGATGTGCGGCTCGCTTTGCACCCAGTCCTCGACGACCTGCAGATTGTTGCGGATCACGTTCTGTCCGCGCTCGATCAGCGTGCCGGCGTGTTTCAGCGCCAGCGCGGCGATAGTGTCGTCGAGGTTGCCGCAGCTGACGAGGTTGTAGTCGCGGTGCGACAGGCAAGAGGCGACGAAATCGTGGTCGCGGCAGGCGATCCAGCCCATGCGCAACCCCGGCATGGAGAACACTTTCGAGGTGCTGCTGGTGGAGATGCCTTTCTCGTAAAGGTCGGCCACCGAGTCGATCCACTCGCCGTTCTGCGTCAGATGCCGGTAGGATTCGTCGCAGAGCAGCCAGGCCCCCGCGGCGCGGGCGATGTCCACGACGCGGCGCAGCGCCTCGTTGGAGATGACAGAGCCGCAGGGATTGTTGGGGTTGATGATGCAGATCATCTTCGTTCCCGGAGCGGCCAGACGTTCCAGTTCGTCGAGATCGGGCTGGAAGCTGTCTTCCTTGCGGAGCTTGAGCCACTTTACGTCGGCGCCATAGCCTTCGGGGATCGAGTAGAGCTGCTGATAAGTCGGCACGATGCTGACCACGCGGTCGCCTGGTTCGATGAGCGTGTAGAAAACGTGGTGGTTCGCACCCGCGGCGCCGTGCGTGGGCACCACGTCCACTGGCCTCAGCGTGCGGTACAGGCCGCAGATGCCCTGCAGTAGTTCCGGCGAACCGCCGATGTGGCCGTAGGACAGGCGGCGCGAGCAGAGCTCCTCGAGAAACGCTTCCCGATCGGTCCCCGTCAGTTCCAACAGGCCATCCAGCGTCAGATTGACCACGCCGGTGCTGGAGATGTTGTACTTGGCGGTCCGTTCGTGAGCGTTGATCCACTCTTCGACTTTAAACGGCTTGACGTACATGGAGATCCCTCCGTCACAGCGGCAGGAATTCGGGCTGGTGGTTTTTGAACACGCAGTAATACGTGAAGCCCGCGTCCTTGAGAATGTCGCCGGCGATGTCGAAGCACGCGCCGATCCGTTCCGGGAAGTGCGCGTCGGAACCGAGCGTGACCAGTTCGCCGCCCAGCTCGCGGTAGCGCTTGAACACCTCGCGTCCGGGACTGGAATCGCGCATGCCCACGACGAGAGATTTTGTGTTCAGCTCGACGGCCTTGTTCTTTCTGATCGCCGTCAGCAGCATGGCGTCGATCAGATCGGCGTACTGCGCGTAAGTGAAGCCCTCGTTTTTGCCGGGGATGTCGCGCAGCACGTAATCGAGATGGCCGACGGTGTCGTAGCCGTCGGTGACGGTCATGTTTTCCAGCTCGGTTTCGAAGTAGGCGCGGATCGAGGCTTCCTTGCTGCGCCCTTCGTAAAGCGTCTGGTCCTCCGTGTCGCGTCCCTCGAAAATGTGCGTCGAACCGATCACCATGTCGAACGGATAGTCGGCGTAGACTTTGTTGTGCTTGGCAGCCAGATGGGGCTGCAGGCCGAACTCGATGCCCAAAAGCATCTCGATGCGCCCTTTGTAGGCTTCGCGCGTTTCCAGCAATTTTTCGACGTAGGCGTCCACGTCGCCGTTTTCGTTCAGCTGGTAAGTGCTGTGCCATTGAGGATAATCGTAATCCTGGTGGTCGGTGATGCAGACGTACTTCATCCCCAGTTTGACGGCGCGGTCGAGCTGGTCTTCGATCGTCGTCTTCGAGTCGCTCGATGCCTCCGTGTGAATGTGAACGTCGCAGTACATTTTCACGCGCCTTTACTGCGCGGCGGCGCGCCGGGCGGCTTTTTCAAGCTGCTTGCGAGTCGGCGACGTGCGCAGGCACAGTCCGGTGAAGCCGTAGAAAATGGCGAGCAGCCAGACGATCCAGCTGAAGAACGAATAGCGCAGGAACGTCGTGCTCGACGAGAAGAGCACGCTGGCGTAAAGAATTCCCGACGAAGTCCAGGGGAAGAAGCCCGAAGTCCCCGTGCCGAAGTCTTCCAGCGTGCGGGACAGGTTCAGCGTGTTGACGCCCATCTCTTCGTATTTGGACTTGAACATGCTGCCGCCGATCAGCAGAGAGACCGTTGAGGAACCGCCGACGGCCGTCAGCACCACCATCGAGATTCCCGTGGTGAGGATCAGGCTGCCCGGGCTCTTGACGAAGCCCATCAGCGAATCCAGCAGCACGTCGAGACAGCCGCACTGCTCGGCGATGGCCGCGAAGTAGAAGCACAGCCAGGTGGCGACGAACGTCTTGTTCATGTCGGCGATGCCGCCGCGCTCGAGCAGCGTTTTGGCCGCCTTGCTCATGGTTGCAATGTCAAAGTCGGGGTGCGCCGCCAGCACCATCTTGGAGTCGAAGCCGCCGTACAGCACGTTGATGGCGTCCCTGGCGGAAAAACCCTGGTAGAGCACGCCGATGACGACGGCGATGAAACCGGCGCCGAAGAGCACCAGCGTCGTGGGCTTCTTCGTGAAGGAGCCCCAGAGCAGGAACGCGACCGGGATCAGCAGCACCCAGTGGAACTTGAACATGGCGCTCAGCGACGCGAGCAGCGCCGCCGAATCCTTGCTGACCACCGCGGGCGTCTCGGGGGAGTTCATGCCGATGAAGACGTAAATGCCGATGGCGATCAGCGCCGCGGGAACGACCGTCTTGGACATGTTGATGATGTGATCGAAAATGTCGTTGTCCGTCGTCAGCGAGGCCAGGACCGTCGTGTCGGAAAGGGGCGACAGCTTGTCGCCGAACTGCGAGCCGGCGTAGCAGGCTCCCGCCACCAGCCCCAGATTCACGTCCGGCATCGCCATGGCCAGCCCCATCATCGCCAGCCCCGCCGTGGACGCCGAACCGTTCGAGGTACCGGTTACGGTCGAGAACACGCAGCAGAGCAAAAAGGCGCAGAGCGCGATCCAGCGCGGCGAGACCACCTGCAGACCATAGTAGATCAGCATCGGAAGCGTGCCGGAAAACATCAGCCCGCCCAGCATGAAGCCGATCGCCAGCAGGATCATGATCACCGGCACCGAACGGCCGATGCGCTTGCCCACCGCCGATTCCATCTCGTCCCAAGCGTAGCCGCACCGCCAGCCGATCAGCGCCGAATAGGCCGCGACCACGACCATCAGCGGCACGTAGTTCAGCCCCCACAAAGCGCCGGCGCCGAACGTCAGCAGCAGGAACACGACGGTCGAAACCGCTTCGAACGTGGTCGGTTTTCTTTTCTCTCGCACTTTTTTCTCCGTGCTGGACATGGGAAAGTCCCTCCCGATCGAGTGTTTTATGCCAAGGGAACCGGCGGTTCCCTAAACATCCTTTTGTCGCTGAAAAAGTTTTAATTTGTATACAATGAAAAGCTTATGACAATAGAATTATACCTTATAACAAAGCGTTGTCAATCAGGACGGAGATATTTTTCAAGAATGACGGAGTACCGCAGCGCAATAACGCGAACAAAAATTGCGCCGGCGGAAAAACGTCGTGCCCGGACAAAAAACGGAGCCGGCCGAGAAACTCGACCGCCCCCCGTTTTTTTGTATGCGATTTCATTTTTTCTTCAGCTGACGCACCACGTCGATGACCGTGCCGTCGCGCCATTCGATGACGCCGACGATCCGGTCGGCGGTTTCGACGGGATCCATGGGGCCGGACATCTGCCTGGCCTTGTCGGCCAATTCGTCCATGGAGATTACCGGCGCGTCCCGGATCCCCCGGCACGCCTCGACCAGGTCGGCGCGGCGTCGACGCATTCGCCGGGCGTCGTCACCGAGTAGACTGTGTCGGTGACGCAGGGGATGCGGCCGCGCAGCAGCGGCTGGGCGATGATCGTCAGCTTGGCGCCGGCCGCCGTGTCCTGATGGCCGCCGATGCCGTGCAGCAGCGCGCCGTCGGCCTCCGTGTTGACGTTGACGTCGCGGTCCACCTCCGTGGCGCCGAGAATGACCACGTCGAGCATGTTGACCGCGGCGCGGAAAAGGTCTGTTGTATTCATGAGCTCGTCCTTTCTGAATGTTGGGGGGAGAGGATATGATGAACTCATTATAAGCTTTTGCTCTGCCTCTCACGATGGTCTGGCGTTATCTTGATATTTTGTGCTATTTCTTGATTGAAACACGGAATATCAAGAGTGCCCCGCAGGGGAGTCCAAAGCGATCTGCGCAACTCACTTTAGACTCTCTCTCGGGGCGCCGTAAAGTTCAATCTTTTAATAAAGAAACAGTATTATCGCTGGTGTTGATTGAATGCGGGGTACCTTGGAAGGCTCTGTTTTATGGCGCCGGCTACCCACACTAAAGAGCGAATGATCAAAAGTATGATCGGCGAGAGTATGGTGGCGTCGCGTCCGTTATGGCGCTGTTTTGTCAAAAAGAGAAACCTCCTCGACAATTTGTTAGTTTCATTCTCATGTTGTCGGTTTTCATGGCTAATGAAATGAGGTAAAATAAAAAGAAAGCAGGACTTTCGGGATTTTCGTGGCGCTGGATAAATGAGACGGTAGAAAATCAAAAAGTTTCGTGTTAAAATGAGCGCCCGTAAAAATCGCTGTACAAGGCTTGCGCCTTTAAAATTTTGAAGCGCTGGAAGGGAATGGGTATGGAAATGATGAGCGATGAAGCATTGGAGAAGATGACATCGACCCTCGTGGAGTTCTGCGAGAGGTTTTACGGCTGGGAGGCGTCGGTGGCGAAGCTGGGGCGGCTGTCCGCGCCGCAGCTGCGTACGATCTGCGTGATCGGGCGCAATGAAGACATCCGCATGAAGGATATCGCCGACCGCATGGAGCTGACCACGGGAACGGTGACCGTGATGATCGATCGTCTTCAGGTCATGGGACTTGTGGAACGGTGCCGGAACGAAAACGACCGCCGTTCCTACAAGATCCTTCTTTCCGAAAGAGGGCGCGCTTATTACGAGGAACACCGCAAGCGCCAGAAAGAGCTCGTCCGCAAGCTGGCTCTGAAAATTTCCGACAGCGATCGCGAGGTGTGCGAGCGCGTGCTCGAAAACTTTATGCATTGCATCTGATCGTTGACGGGATCGTTCGATTTCGGTGATTCGCCAAGAAAAAGTGAAAGCGGCTTTCGTCCTGCAAGCCGCTTCCACTTTTTTTGTCCGAATACCTGAAACGGGCAGAAAATTTTGAGGGAGCCGGAAAATATATTGTCTGAATTTTTGCCGCCCGAGGGAGAGTCCCCGGCGGCGAAAGGCACGAATGAATGGCATCATGCCATGATCTGCAAAAAATTCATCATATCTGTGAGTATCTTGAGGAAGCATACTGAGAAATGACGGATAAAAAAAGAGAACTGTATAAAAATTGTATTTTTATTCGCGAAGCGATGCACAATGTAAATTTTATCGTATAAGGAATAAGGAATTCTGTTTTTTTCTGTTCAAAGTGTGGTGAGTTGGGTGAGATGCCCTTACTGCGGCTCAAAAGAAGTAAGAGAAGTCATCTATGGTTATCTGCCCTTTGACGTGGCGCGAAAGAAGGAAGAGGGAAAAATCGTTTATGGCGGACTCTTTATGCCGGAAGGCGCCGCAAGTTACCAGTGCGCTTGTTGCGGCAAGCGTTGGTGAGTGACGGTACGGATCGAACCGCGGGTATTTTGAAAGGGCGCACGCCGGTGCGTTTTTTCTGGAAAGCCTGCCGGCGTGCGCCGGCAAGTTGATTTTGGCTGAAGGGGGGAACAGGGATTTGTTTGTCTTTGTGCTTACGTTTATCACCTATTTGCTTCTTTCCTGGTCAGGGGAGGCGCTACCCGCTTATGAGTACGCGATCGCGCTGCTGGTGGCGGCGATCCTGTACCTGTCGCTGGGACGGAAGAACCGTTCGCGGCGCTACGGCTGGGGAGGCCTGAGCCCGAAACGCTGGGGACTGTTCGTCTGCTATTTCTTCGGGCCGTTCCTTTGGGCCTTGGTCAGGGCAAATATCGACGTGGCGCTGCGGATCATCACGGGGCGGGTGAAGCCCGGCATCGTCAAGGTCTCTTCGGAGTTGAAGAGCGGCCTGGGACAGACGGTGCTTGCCGATTCGATCACGCTGACGCCGGGGACCATGACGGTGGATATCGATCCCGAAAACGGCGATCTGTACGTCCATTGGATCAACGTGACCGATCTGCGTCCTACGGAGGAAATGGTTTACGGCAGCTTTGGCGCCTGGGCGAGGAGGCTGACTCAATGACGTTTGCGCGTTCGCTCTTCGGCTTTGCGGCCGCGGTTCTCGGCGTGCTGGCCTTCGGCTCGGTGGCGCGCATCGTCTGGGGGCCGACGGACGCCGACCGCGCCGTAGCTCTGGACACCATGAATTCGCTGGTGATCGCGATCATGATCCTGCTGGCGGCCGCTTACGACTCGGTGCTTCTGGTGGATCTGTCCATCGTGTACGGCGGCCTGTCTTTTGTGGCGACGATGTTCCTGGCCCGCTATATCGAGAGGAGGAGCCGCTCATGAGCTGGATCATGTATGTGCTGATCGTTCCCTTTGCGGCGCTCGGTATGCTGGTCAACTCTCTCGGCGTGATCTCCCTGTACCGTTTCAAGGACGTCTACATGCGCATGCACGGCGCCACCAAGTGCAGCACGCTGGGGGCGATTTTCTGCGCGGCGGCGGTGATCGTCTACTGCGTGGCGAGAATTGTCGCCGGCGGTGAACTGCGGTTTGCCGTGTTGATCATCCATATCGTCATGGCGCTGTTCGGGCTGCTGATCGGCAATTCGACGAGCGCCCACGTGCTTTCGCGCGCGGCCTACCGTTCCGGCCTCAAACCCCGGTTTGCCGTGGTGGACGAATTCGACGGCTTCTGCAAAAAGGAGCTTCTTGAAGAGGAAGCCGCCGAGCTGGCGCAGGAAAAGGAGCGTGAGTAAGCGTGGACTGGCTGCATTTTACGGTTTTGATTCTTTTGCTGGTTTCCGGCTTTTTCACGGTATGGTTCCGCGACCTGCTCTGCTCGGTGATCTGTGCCGGAGCCTTCAGTCTGCTGCTGGCGCTTGAGTTTTACATCCTTCAGGCGCCCGACGTGGCCATCGCTCAGGCGGGCATCGGCGCGGCCCTCGACACGGCGATCTTCATCATTGCCCTGACGGGCATCGGTTACGTGCATCGCGGGAACGGAGGCGGGCGCCGATGAAATCCGTGCGGATTCTTTTCGTCATTGCGGCCATTATGATGGGCGGAGCGCTGATGGGCGCGGTTTCGTCGCTGCATCCTTTCGGCATGCCTTCGGCTGAAGGACGCGCGGTGGACGAACACTATCTGAACCGCGCCGGCGCCGATCTGTCGTGCGAAAACGTGGTCACGTCCATCGTCTTCGACTATCGCGGTTTCGACACGATCGGCGAGTCAACGGTGTTGTTTGCGGCGCTTCTCTCGGTGATGATGCTGTTCCGCAAGGGGGGCAGAAAACAATGAAGAACAGGAGCATGCGCCCGCTTTCCGTGATCGCGCGCACGGCCTGCGACATGTACGCGTGGTTCATGGTGGCTTTCGGCGCCTATGTGATCGTCCACGGCGACATCACGCCCGGCGGCGGCTTCCAGGGCGGCGCGATCTGCGCGACGTTCCTGGCGCTGATGCTGGTCACCCAGGGCAGCACCTACGTCTCGGCGTGGCTGAACGAGAATTTTTACAAAGTCTGCCTGTTCCTTGGGCTGTTCATGTTCATCGGTTTCGGCCTGATGGGATTGGGCTGGGCGATGGACGGCACGATGATGCTGAACTGGGCCGCGGTAGCTCACGACCAACTGGCGACGGTAAAGCCATGGTGGCCGCCTTCCGGCACGGTCGCGCTGATGGATATCGCCGTCGGTATCGAAGTCGCCGGCGGGCTGAGCCTGATCCTGATGACGATGTTCCGCGCCATTCGTCTGGGCACGGTTCAGGAGGATGGCATGGGAAAGGAGACTGGCCATGATCAGCGCTAATCTGCCTTATTTCGTGGTGGCCGTGCTTTTCTTGATCGGGCTTCTCGGCGTTCTGCTGGAGACGAACATGATCAAGATCGGCATCGCCATCGACGTGATGGAATCGGCCGCCAACATGTTCCTGATCGTGCTGGGATACCGCGAGGGCGGTTATATCCCGGTCAAGTTCCTGATGCCGGCCGGCACGGAAAACTTTGTGCTGCCCACGCCTCAGGCGCTGACGCTGACGGCCATCGTCATCGCGCTGGCGACGTCGGCGCTGATGCTGTCGCTGATCGTCATGCTGTACCGCCATTACGGCACGCTTGACGTGCGCGAGATCAGGAGGCTGAGAGGATGAGGCTGATGAACCATCTTCCGGCGCTGGCGCTGGCCCTGCCCCTGCTGGCCGCTTTTGCGACGCCTCTCTTCGCCGCGGTGAGCGCCAAGGCGCGCGACCGTTGGGTGACGTGCGTCTCCGCGCTGGTGACGCTGGTCGTCTTCGCGTTGCTGCGTCGCGTGCTCGTCCATGGCACGCAGATCTACGTGATGGGGGCGCCTTCGTGGAACATCTCGTTGCCTTCGGGATTTGCCATCCCCGTGCGCATCATTCTCGAAGTCGACGCGTTCAACGCGCTGGCGGCCTGCGCGGCGGCGCTGGCGCAGCTGGCGGGCACGATCTACGGCCTGAAATTCGTGAAGAAATTCACCGGGCTCGAGTTTTACAGCGCGCTGTTTCTGCTGCTGACGGCCGGCACGATGGGCATGATCCTGACCGGCGACCTGTTCAACTTTTTCGTGTTCCTCGAGATCAGCTCGGTGGCGTCCTTCGGTCTGATCGCGTTTTGGCGCGACCGTCCCGAGTCGGTCGAG
Coding sequences:
- a CDS encoding hydrogenase subunit MbhD domain-containing protein; this encodes MDWLHFTVLILLLVSGFFTVWFRDLLCSVICAGAFSLLLALEFYILQAPDVAIAQAGIGAALDTAIFIIALTGIGYVHRGNGGGRR
- the mnhG gene encoding monovalent cation/H(+) antiporter subunit G, with amino-acid sequence MSWIMYVLIVPFAALGMLVNSLGVISLYRFKDVYMRMHGATKCSTLGAIFCAAAVIVYCVARIVAGGELRFAVLIIHIVMALFGLLIGNSTSAHVLSRAAYRSGLKPRFAVVDEFDGFCKKELLEEEAAELAQEKERE
- a CDS encoding MarR family winged helix-turn-helix transcriptional regulator; this translates as MEMMSDEALEKMTSTLVEFCERFYGWEASVAKLGRLSAPQLRTICVIGRNEDIRMKDIADRMELTTGTVTVMIDRLQVMGLVERCRNENDRRSYKILLSERGRAYYEEHRKRQKELVRKLALKISDSDREVCERVLENFMHCI
- a CDS encoding Na+/H+ antiporter subunit E; this encodes MFVFVLTFITYLLLSWSGEALPAYEYAIALLVAAILYLSLGRKNRSRRYGWGGLSPKRWGLFVCYFFGPFLWALVRANIDVALRIITGRVKPGIVKVSSELKSGLGQTVLADSITLTPGTMTVDIDPENGDLYVHWINVTDLRPTEEMVYGSFGAWARRLTQ
- a CDS encoding Na+/H+ antiporter NhaC family protein; this translates as MSSTEKKVREKRKPTTFEAVSTVVFLLLTFGAGALWGLNYVPLMVVVAAYSALIGWRCGYAWDEMESAVGKRIGRSVPVIMILLAIGFMLGGLMFSGTLPMLIYYGLQVVSPRWIALCAFLLCCVFSTVTGTSNGSASTAGLAMMGLAMAMPDVNLGLVAGACYAGSQFGDKLSPLSDTTVLASLTTDNDIFDHIINMSKTVVPAALIAIGIYVFIGMNSPETPAVVSKDSAALLASLSAMFKFHWVLLIPVAFLLWGSFTKKPTTLVLFGAGFIAVVIGVLYQGFSARDAINVLYGGFDSKMVLAAHPDFDIATMSKAAKTLLERGGIADMNKTFVATWLCFYFAAIAEQCGCLDVLLDSLMGFVKSPGSLILTTGISMVVLTAVGGSSTVSLLIGGSMFKSKYEEMGVNTLNLSRTLEDFGTGTSGFFPWTSSGILYASVLFSSSTTFLRYSFFSWIVWLLAIFYGFTGLCLRTSPTRKQLEKAARRAAAQ
- the mbhE gene encoding hydrogen gas-evolving membrane-bound hydrogenase subunit E, translated to MKSVRILFVIAAIMMGGALMGAVSSLHPFGMPSAEGRAVDEHYLNRAGADLSCENVVTSIVFDYRGFDTIGESTVLFAALLSVMMLFRKGGRKQ
- a CDS encoding aminotransferase; the protein is MYVKPFKVEEWINAHERTAKYNISSTGVVNLTLDGLLELTGTDREAFLEELCSRRLSYGHIGGSPELLQGICGLYRTLRPVDVVPTHGAAGANHHVFYTLIEPGDRVVSIVPTYQQLYSIPEGYGADVKWLKLRKEDSFQPDLDELERLAAPGTKMICIINPNNPCGSVISNEALRRVVDIARAAGAWLLCDESYRHLTQNGEWIDSVADLYEKGISTSSTSKVFSMPGLRMGWIACRDHDFVASCLSHRDYNLVSCGNLDDTIAALALKHAGTLIERGQNVIRNNLQVVEDWVQSEPHISWVKPQGGSITLLYYDFDMNSYDFCQKLFDRTGVFVSPGDCFEMPGSFRLGYAGNTAEYLKAGLDGISRFMKTLE
- a CDS encoding monovalent cation/H+ antiporter complex subunit F, producing MTFARSLFGFAAAVLGVLAFGSVARIVWGPTDADRAVALDTMNSLVIAIMILLAAAYDSVLLVDLSIVYGGLSFVATMFLARYIERRSRS
- a CDS encoding histidinol-phosphatase HisJ family protein — translated: MYCDVHIHTEASSDSKTTIEDQLDRAVKLGMKYVCITDHQDYDYPQWHSTYQLNENGDVDAYVEKLLETREAYKGRIEMLLGIEFGLQPHLAAKHNKVYADYPFDMVIGSTHIFEGRDTEDQTLYEGRSKEASIRAYFETELENMTVTDGYDTVGHLDYVLRDIPGKNEGFTYAQYADLIDAMLLTAIRKNKAVELNTKSLVVGMRDSSPGREVFKRYRELGGELVTLGSDAHFPERIGACFDIAGDILKDAGFTYYCVFKNHQPEFLPL
- a CDS encoding sodium:proton antiporter; translated protein: MISANLPYFVVAVLFLIGLLGVLLETNMIKIGIAIDVMESAANMFLIVLGYREGGYIPVKFLMPAGTENFVLPTPQALTLTAIVIALATSALMLSLIVMLYRHYGTLDVREIRRLRG
- a CDS encoding MnhB domain-containing protein, with product MKNRSMRPLSVIARTACDMYAWFMVAFGAYVIVHGDITPGGGFQGGAICATFLALMLVTQGSTYVSAWLNENFYKVCLFLGLFMFIGFGLMGLGWAMDGTMMLNWAAVAHDQLATVKPWWPPSGTVALMDIAVGIEVAGGLSLILMTMFRAIRLGTVQEDGMGKETGHDQR